Proteins encoded by one window of Armatimonadota bacterium:
- a CDS encoding DUF4838 domain-containing protein has protein sequence MVSLIAAAFLFPSAGFTIAKDGVAQCSIGLLSTEPSARFGAQELQTTIRQISGAELKIVNQPQSASGSILIFSDPKLKEEEYTIKTTGGNLVISGGGKRGPLYGCYTFLQDVLGCRWFTSKIARIPKKPTLIVDKLNLHEKPAFEYRDPYWTEAFDGTWAARNKVNGAFITVGDERGGKVTYGKFVHTFWEIINPKDYFKDHPEYFSFVNGKRQDGYTQLCLTNPDVLKLSIDKVKEWIKENPKATIFSVSQNDTYSNCQCENCLKVEKEEESPAGPLLRFVNKVADEVGKTYPNVLIDTLAYQWSEKPPKLEKPHKNVRVRIAPIGACFSHPLNACDKNKTPLANLQAWSKITNQLYVWHYCTDFAGYLQPLPCIDEIIGDVKLFRDSGVVGLFDEGAYPPGGGADMAELKSYLLARLMWNPDLDPKPIISEFLEGVYGAAAPLMQQWLDLTHRAARTQNVHATIYDPPTAPYFPQDLLDQGRELFSAAEFRTTADPVAHEMVQRAKMGLLYLEVLRMDRKDPLWPGRAKELAASIKRFGVTQTSEGGASSEFLKRIGQG, from the coding sequence ATGGTCAGCCTCATCGCCGCGGCATTCCTCTTCCCTTCTGCCGGCTTCACCATCGCGAAAGACGGCGTCGCCCAATGCTCCATTGGCCTGCTGAGCACCGAGCCCTCCGCACGTTTCGGCGCTCAAGAACTGCAAACCACCATCAGGCAGATCTCGGGCGCCGAACTGAAGATCGTTAACCAACCCCAGTCGGCCTCGGGGAGCATTCTGATCTTCTCGGACCCCAAGCTCAAGGAGGAGGAATACACCATCAAGACGACGGGTGGAAACCTCGTTATCTCCGGCGGGGGCAAACGCGGGCCCCTCTACGGCTGCTACACCTTTCTTCAAGACGTCCTTGGCTGCCGCTGGTTCACGAGCAAGATCGCACGCATCCCCAAGAAGCCCACGCTCATCGTGGATAAGCTCAACCTCCACGAGAAGCCTGCTTTCGAATACCGCGACCCCTATTGGACCGAGGCGTTCGACGGCACTTGGGCCGCCCGCAACAAGGTCAACGGCGCCTTCATCACGGTCGGCGACGAGCGGGGAGGCAAGGTCACCTACGGCAAGTTCGTCCACACGTTCTGGGAGATCATCAACCCGAAGGACTACTTCAAAGACCACCCCGAGTACTTCTCGTTCGTGAACGGCAAGCGCCAGGATGGCTACACCCAGCTCTGCCTGACCAACCCCGACGTGCTCAAGCTCTCGATCGACAAGGTCAAAGAGTGGATCAAAGAGAATCCGAAAGCCACGATCTTCTCGGTCTCGCAGAACGACACCTACTCGAACTGCCAATGCGAGAACTGCCTGAAGGTCGAGAAGGAAGAGGAATCGCCCGCGGGGCCGCTGCTCAGGTTCGTCAACAAGGTCGCCGATGAGGTCGGCAAAACGTATCCGAACGTACTCATCGACACCCTCGCCTATCAGTGGAGCGAGAAGCCTCCCAAACTGGAGAAGCCGCACAAGAACGTCCGTGTACGCATCGCCCCGATCGGCGCGTGCTTTTCACACCCGCTCAATGCCTGCGACAAGAACAAGACCCCGCTGGCCAACCTGCAAGCTTGGTCGAAGATCACGAACCAGCTTTATGTCTGGCACTACTGCACTGATTTTGCGGGCTACCTCCAGCCTCTGCCTTGCATCGACGAGATCATCGGCGACGTGAAGCTGTTCCGTGATTCGGGTGTAGTCGGTCTTTTCGACGAGGGCGCCTATCCTCCGGGCGGCGGCGCCGATATGGCCGAGCTCAAGAGTTACCTCTTGGCGCGCCTGATGTGGAACCCGGACCTCGACCCCAAGCCGATCATCTCAGAGTTTCTGGAGGGGGTCTATGGAGCGGCCGCGCCCCTGATGCAGCAGTGGCTCGACCTGACCCACCGCGCCGCGCGCACCCAAAACGTGCACGCGACGATCTATGACCCGCCGACCGCTCCCTACTTCCCACAAGACCTCCTCGACCAGGGTCGAGAGCTCTTCTCGGCGGCGGAATTCCGAACCACCGCCGATCCCGTGGCGCACGAAATGGTCCAGAGGGCCAAGATGGGCCTGCTCTATCTGGAGGTCCTGCGGATGGACCGCAAAGACCCGCTGTGGCCGGGCCGCGCCAAGGAACTGGCCGCCTCGATCAAGCGGTTTGGGGTGACGCAGACCTCCGAGGGCGGCGCAAGCAGTGAGTTTTTGAAGAGGATTGGGCAGGGGTAG
- a CDS encoding DUF1080 domain-containing protein, whose translation MGPLPAFLALASLPWLPQAKGGTVSLFNGKDLAGWHMDVPALDNNPAGAKPFIVRKSTKSGGTVLVSLGTPGGHLITDRTFSDYRLVVSYRFSARPGNCGVLVHASKPRRLYDMFPQSLEVQMQSGDAGDFWCIGEDIAVPNMERRRGPRENWGVDGNKSRRIVNLYDGLERPLGDWNEMVVLCRKDTILVWVNGVLVNAGDHCTATRGQIALQAEGSEVEFRRIELTPLH comes from the coding sequence ATGGGCCCACTACCCGCGTTCCTCGCGCTCGCCTCGCTGCCCTGGCTGCCCCAGGCAAAGGGCGGGACCGTGTCTCTCTTCAACGGCAAGGACCTCGCGGGCTGGCACATGGACGTCCCCGCTCTGGACAACAATCCCGCGGGCGCAAAGCCCTTCATCGTCCGCAAGAGCACGAAATCGGGAGGAACCGTCCTGGTGAGCCTCGGCACCCCGGGTGGACACCTGATCACCGACCGGACCTTCTCCGACTACCGCCTGGTGGTCTCCTACCGCTTCTCGGCTCGCCCAGGGAACTGTGGGGTGCTGGTTCACGCCTCCAAACCGAGACGGCTCTACGATATGTTCCCCCAGTCGCTTGAAGTTCAAATGCAGTCGGGCGATGCCGGCGACTTCTGGTGCATCGGCGAGGACATCGCGGTGCCCAACATGGAAAGGCGCCGCGGGCCAAGAGAGAATTGGGGCGTAGACGGCAACAAGTCGCGCCGGATCGTGAACCTCTATGACGGCCTGGAAAGGCCCCTTGGCGATTGGAATGAGATGGTGGTGCTGTGCCGAAAGGACACGATCCTGGTTTGGGTCAATGGGGTGCTCGTGAATGCAGGCGATCACTGCACGGCAACCAGGGGCCAAATCGCCCTTCAGGCTGAGGGCAGCGAAGTGGAGTTTCGGAGAATCGAGCTCACCCCACTTCACTAA